The genome window GTTCGTCGCGTCTATATTTCGGCAATATCATGCCCTGACTATCGCCAAGAATAGGGAAGGTATCAAACACGATAGTTTTCTCTTCAGCTAAGGTGGCGATGTAGGCATTTACTTCTTTAATTGCCCGACTTATGTCATCAGACCAAAACACCTTGCGTTCTAGTGGCACTTCTCCGACGGGGAAAATAGTAGTCACGATTACTACTGCACCTAACTTCCTAGATTCTTCGACAATTCGTTTAATACTACCTTGACAATTGGCAACGATCGCATTTCTGCGTTCAGGAAACAAGGGAATTGTTTTCAAATCGTTGACACCAACTTGGATGATGATGATTTTGGGTTTTAAGGAACTCACATGATAGGTAAATCTCTGGAGAGTTTGAACAGACGTTTGAGAGCCAATTCCCCGGTTGATGAACTCATATTGATTGAGATTAGGTGCTATCCAACTGGCGGCCCTGGAGTCACCAAAGAAAACCACACGGGTTTGCTTGGTATTAGTAACTGGCTGGGCATCGATAGGATGGTCGTTCAATCCCAGAGGATCTAAACGAGTTTGATTCAGTTCGCGATAATACTGTTTGGCTCGACTGAACAGCAGAATATTGAGAATAATTGAGCTTCCTAGCACTAATAAAAGAGCGATCGACAGCATAGTAGGTTTGCTCAATGTCATGTTTTTGGGATTTGGGTGCAATTTAATGTCACATATTCTGAGAAATAAATATCGATATACTAGCGATATTTAGCTGCATAGCTATCTCATTCATCCTAATGTTGATTCAAATTCTCCCATTGCTC of Microcoleus sp. bin38.metabat.b11b12b14.051 contains these proteins:
- a CDS encoding GDSL-type esterase/lipase family protein; this translates as MSKPTMLSIALLLVLGSSIILNILLFSRAKQYYRELNQTRLDPLGLNDHPIDAQPVTNTKQTRVVFFGDSRAASWIAPNLNQYEFINRGIGSQTSVQTLQRFTYHVSSLKPKIIIIQVGVNDLKTIPLFPERRNAIVANCQGSIKRIVEESRKLGAVVIVTTIFPVGEVPLERKVFWSDDISRAIKEVNAYIATLAEEKTIVFDTFPILGDSQGMILPKYRRDE